AGCGCAGCTTGTTGCCGCGGATCGTGCTCAGCGCCATGCCGATGATCTGCCAGAACATGCGTTACTCCGACTGCAATGCCACTACCGGATCGAGCTTGGCCGCCGCTCGCGCCGGATAGATGCCGAAGAAGATGCCGATCGCCGAGGCCACCAGCACCGCAACGAAGATGCTCCACACCCGGATCGCGGCCGGCAGCGGCGACGTCCAGGAAACGATGAATGCGACCAGGATGCCCAAGCCGATGCCGAGCCCGCCGCCCAGGACCGAGAGGATCACGCTCTCGGCGAGGAACTGTTTGAGGATGTCCGCCTGCTTCGCGCCCACCGCTTTGCGGATGCCGATCTCCTTGCGCCGCTCCGTCACCGACACCAGCATGATGTTCATGATGACCACGCCGCCTACCACCAGCGAGATCGAAGCCACGATGATCATCACCATGAAGATGGCCGCGGTGGCGTTGCGCCACAAGTCGAGGAAGGTCTCGGCGGTGGCCATCGCAAAACCGTCGTCATCGCTGTAGCCGCGATGCATGCGGCTGCGCAGGATCACGCGCGTCTCTTCCATCGCCAGCTGCATGTCGCGCGGCGTGCGCGATTGCACCTGGATGTTCAAGGACCGCGTGCTGGTCGCGTACATCTTCTTGAACACGCTGATCGGGATGCGCACGAAGTTATCCTGCGGCGAGCCGAGGAATTGCCCTTTGCGCTCGGCCACGCCGATCACGGTGAAGACGCGCCCGTCGAGCGTGATCTCTTTGTCGAGCGGGTCTTCGCCTTCGGTGAAGAGGCGGTCCACCACGTCGGCGCCGATGATGATCTCATCGCGCGCGTGCTCGATGTCGAGCGCGGCGAAGTGCCGGCCCTCG
Above is a genomic segment from Acidobacteriota bacterium containing:
- a CDS encoding ABC transporter permease, which encodes MSKREVLRIAFEALRAHKLRSFLTLLGVIIGVASVIAVVSVVQGLNEYVTAQVMEFGSTSFSVSKFSQGFSSLDDYWRESRRHNLTLEDMTAIESDCANCQLVAGVYNEFKTAKRGNKSAENVDLRGVTVNAPFIGSVMELSEGRHFAALDIEHARDEIIIGADVVDRLFTEGEDPLDKEITLDGRVFTVIGVAERKGQFLGSPQDNFVRIPISVFKKMYATSTRSLNIQVQSRTPRDMQLAMEETRVILRSRMHRGYSDDDGFAMATAETFLDLWRNATAAIFMVMIIVASISLVVGGVVIMNIMLVSVTERRKEIGIRKAVGAKQADILKQFLAESVILSVLGGGLGIGLGILVAFIVSWTSPLPAAIRVWSIFVAVLVASAIGIFFGIYPARAAAKLDPVVALQSE